One segment of Thermococcus sp. AM4 DNA contains the following:
- a CDS encoding alanyl-tRNA editing protein, which produces MAGESAEVRTHTALHVVKGAVVKVLGEKAKWTASTYVKGNRGVLAVKFDRKPTPEEVAEIERLANEKVKENVPVKVYELPREEAEKRFGEDMYDLFPVPEEVKTLKVVVIKGWNVNACNKEHTKTTGEIGEIKIRKVRFRRGRELLEISFEVV; this is translated from the coding sequence ATGGCCGGCGAGAGCGCTGAGGTTCGAACCCACACGGCACTTCACGTTGTCAAAGGAGCCGTTGTGAAGGTCCTCGGTGAAAAGGCCAAGTGGACGGCCTCGACCTACGTCAAGGGCAACCGCGGGGTTTTAGCGGTTAAGTTCGACCGAAAGCCAACACCCGAGGAAGTCGCTGAAATAGAACGCCTCGCCAATGAGAAAGTTAAGGAGAACGTTCCAGTTAAGGTTTACGAGCTTCCGCGTGAGGAAGCGGAGAAGCGCTTTGGAGAGGACATGTACGACCTGTTTCCCGTTCCGGAGGAGGTTAAAACCCTTAAAGTGGTCGTCATCAAGGGCTGGAATGTCAACGCGTGCAATAAGGAGCACACCAAAACAACGGGCGAAATAGGGGAGATAAAAATCAGAAAGGTTCGCTTTAGGAGGGGCAGGGAGCTTTTGGAGATTAGCTTTGAAGTCGTTTAG
- a CDS encoding cyclic 2,3-diphosphoglycerate synthase — MAEKKKKRVLILGAAGRDFHNFNVFFRDNPEYEVVAFTATQIPDIEGRLYPPELAGELYPNGIPIWSEDDMEKIIKEHDIDIVVFAYSDVSHEHVMHLASRAHSAGADFWLLGPKSTMLKSTKPVVAVTAVRTGCGKSQTSRKVAQLLQEMGYKVVAIRHPMPYGDLRKQVVQRFASFEDLDKYECTIEEREEYEPYIERGMVVYAGVDYEKILREAEKEADIILWDGGNNDFPFYEPDLWIVVTDPHRPGHELKYHPGETNFRAADVIIINKIDTANRDDIQKVRESIEKVNPNATVIEAASPIFVDNPELIKGKRVLVVEDGPTLTHGGMKYGAGYVAAKKFGAKEIIDPRPYAVGSIVETYKKYPHLDLILPAMGYGKKQIKELEETINRADADVVIMGTPVDLRRFMNLNKPAVRVKYELEEIGQPKLKDVLEDWVKNCEKLRK; from the coding sequence ATGGCCGAGAAGAAAAAGAAGAGGGTTCTTATTTTGGGCGCCGCAGGGAGAGACTTCCACAACTTCAACGTGTTCTTCAGGGACAACCCCGAATACGAGGTGGTAGCGTTCACCGCAACCCAGATTCCGGACATCGAGGGCAGGCTTTACCCACCTGAGCTGGCCGGAGAGCTCTACCCGAACGGCATTCCGATATGGAGCGAGGACGACATGGAGAAGATAATCAAGGAGCACGACATTGACATCGTCGTCTTCGCCTACTCCGACGTCTCCCACGAGCACGTCATGCACCTCGCCAGCAGGGCCCACTCAGCTGGTGCCGACTTCTGGCTCCTCGGCCCGAAGAGCACCATGCTCAAGAGCACTAAGCCGGTTGTAGCCGTTACCGCCGTCAGAACCGGCTGTGGAAAGAGCCAGACCTCAAGAAAGGTCGCCCAGCTCCTCCAGGAGATGGGCTACAAGGTCGTTGCCATAAGGCACCCGATGCCCTACGGCGATTTGAGAAAGCAGGTCGTTCAGAGGTTCGCCAGCTTTGAAGACCTCGACAAGTACGAGTGCACCATCGAGGAGCGCGAGGAGTACGAGCCCTACATCGAGCGCGGCATGGTGGTTTACGCGGGCGTTGACTACGAGAAGATCCTCCGCGAGGCCGAGAAAGAGGCCGACATAATCCTCTGGGACGGTGGAAACAACGACTTCCCGTTCTACGAGCCCGACCTCTGGATAGTCGTCACCGACCCGCACAGGCCCGGCCACGAGCTCAAGTACCACCCCGGTGAGACCAACTTCAGGGCCGCTGACGTCATAATCATCAACAAGATTGACACTGCCAACAGGGACGACATCCAGAAGGTCAGGGAGAGCATCGAGAAGGTCAACCCGAACGCCACCGTCATCGAGGCTGCCTCGCCGATATTCGTCGACAACCCCGAGCTCATCAAGGGCAAGCGCGTTCTCGTCGTCGAGGACGGTCCGACCCTCACCCACGGCGGCATGAAGTACGGAGCGGGCTACGTTGCAGCGAAGAAGTTCGGAGCGAAGGAAATCATCGACCCGAGGCCCTACGCCGTCGGCTCAATCGTCGAGACCTACAAGAAGTACCCGCACCTCGACCTCATTCTGCCGGCCATGGGCTACGGCAAGAAGCAGATTAAGGAGCTCGAGGAGACCATCAACAGGGCAGATGCGGACGTCGTCATCATGGGTACTCCAGTTGACCTGCGCAGGTTCATGAACCTCAACAAGCCGGCCGTCCGCGTCAAGTACGAGCTCGAGGAAATCGGCCAGCCCAAGCTCAAGGACGTCCTCGAGGACTGGGTCAAGAACTGCGAGAAGCTCAGGAAGTGA
- a CDS encoding PLDc N-terminal domain-containing protein — translation MGVFVLWGFSLFLILIQLIAVIWVIYDVVTKQQRMPDTEKIIWIIVAIFLGLIGAIVYYFVVKASGKYEGREEILEQKDDVKVW, via the coding sequence ATGGGGGTGTTTGTCCTCTGGGGCTTCAGTTTGTTTTTAATTCTCATCCAGCTGATAGCGGTAATATGGGTCATTTACGATGTCGTTACTAAACAGCAGCGCATGCCCGATACCGAGAAGATCATATGGATAATCGTGGCGATCTTCCTCGGACTGATCGGGGCGATAGTATACTACTTCGTTGTCAAGGCCAGTGGTAAGTACGAGGGCCGTGAAGAAATCTTGGAGCAGAAAGACGACGTTAAGGTCTGGTGA
- a CDS encoding secondary thiamine-phosphate synthase enzyme YjbQ — MIYSKELRFSTRGEIDLVDITAEVERVVEESGIENGHVLVFVPGATGAIVTIEHESGLLEDFKRALRELIPKGKGYLHDRIDDNAHSHLRATLLGASECFPVVNGRLVRGTWQQIFFVELDVRPRHRRVIVQVVGE; from the coding sequence ATGATCTACAGCAAGGAGCTCCGCTTTTCGACGAGGGGCGAGATAGACCTCGTGGACATAACGGCAGAGGTCGAGAGGGTCGTTGAGGAGTCTGGAATCGAGAACGGGCACGTTCTGGTCTTCGTTCCCGGGGCAACGGGTGCGATAGTCACGATAGAGCACGAGTCGGGCCTTCTGGAGGACTTCAAACGCGCCCTGAGGGAGCTCATTCCCAAAGGCAAAGGCTACCTCCACGACAGGATAGATGACAACGCCCACAGCCACCTGCGCGCGACCCTTCTCGGTGCGAGCGAGTGCTTTCCGGTCGTAAACGGCCGGCTCGTTCGCGGGACATGGCAACAGATTTTCTTCGTCGAGCTGGACGTCAGGCCGAGGCACAGAAGAGTTATAGTGCAGGTTGTGGGTGAGTGA
- a CDS encoding thiamine-phosphate synthase family protein — protein MRTPSVYIAEEIMPYLRARIAEILYDGGIRQADIGSYLGVTQAMVSKYLSGRYKRPPEELARRLDELAEEVGRFILYGGTREEAVVLVSKRLVELFRSGFLCKFYSRYAGISEEACNFIYSGRTGGEVLEELAVALKRLVGMEGFRELIPEVRSNFAYALPSPEGPEDVAAVPGRITIAKGKPYALPPEFGASRFTAGILVNVGRVRPEIRSVLNVRYGGEIMEALERLGLRIARVKTEGMSEEEAMALIARPFADDLYDVVVDEGGHGVEPVVYIFGRNPFDVLRKVELLINELGVGK, from the coding sequence ATGAGAACTCCCTCCGTTTACATTGCTGAGGAGATAATGCCATATCTCCGGGCGCGGATCGCTGAGATCCTTTACGATGGGGGCATAAGACAGGCGGATATCGGCTCTTACCTCGGGGTTACGCAGGCTATGGTGAGCAAGTACCTCTCCGGGAGGTACAAGAGGCCTCCTGAGGAACTGGCGAGGAGGCTCGATGAACTGGCGGAGGAAGTCGGGAGGTTTATCCTCTACGGCGGGACGAGGGAGGAGGCAGTGGTCCTGGTTTCAAAACGTCTTGTGGAGCTCTTCAGAAGCGGTTTTCTCTGTAAATTCTATTCCAGATACGCGGGGATCAGCGAGGAAGCCTGCAACTTCATATACTCCGGCAGAACCGGCGGTGAAGTCCTTGAAGAGCTGGCCGTTGCCCTGAAGAGACTCGTTGGGATGGAGGGCTTTAGAGAGCTCATTCCTGAGGTCAGAAGCAACTTTGCATACGCATTACCGTCTCCAGAGGGCCCGGAGGACGTGGCCGCCGTTCCTGGGAGGATCACGATAGCCAAGGGAAAACCCTACGCGCTTCCCCCCGAGTTCGGGGCCAGCCGGTTCACCGCTGGCATTCTCGTGAATGTCGGCCGAGTTCGCCCTGAGATCAGGAGCGTTCTTAACGTTCGCTATGGCGGGGAAATAATGGAGGCCCTCGAGAGGCTCGGCCTCAGGATCGCCAGGGTTAAAACTGAGGGAATGTCCGAGGAGGAGGCCATGGCTCTGATAGCCAGACCCTTCGCCGATGATCTTTACGATGTCGTCGTTGATGAAGGCGGCCACGGCGTTGAGCCGGTCGTTTACATCTTCGGCAGGAATCCCTTCGACGTGTTGAGAAAGGTTGAGCTCCTGATCAATGAGCTGGGGGTGGGAAAATGA
- the pyrB gene encoding aspartate carbamoyltransferase has translation MDWKGRDVVSIRDFSKEDIEFVLKVAERLEEELEKKGSLDYARGKILATLFFEPSTRTRLSFESAMHRLGGSVIGFSSASSTSVKKGESLADTIRTVEQYSDVIVIRHPMEGAARLAAEVAEVPVINAGDGSNQHPTQTLLDLYTIKRAFGKIDDLRIGLLGDLKYGRTVHSLAEALAFYDVELYLISPELLRMPKHIVEELKERGVRVYETTDLEGAIPELDVLYVTRIQRERFPDEEEYLKVKGSYQVNCKLLKNAKETLKVMHPLPRVDEIHPEVDKSEHALYFRQVFSGVPVRMALLGLTLGVLEGF, from the coding sequence ATGGACTGGAAAGGAAGGGACGTTGTGAGCATTCGGGATTTCTCGAAGGAGGACATCGAGTTTGTTTTGAAGGTCGCAGAGAGGCTCGAGGAAGAACTCGAAAAGAAGGGCTCGCTCGACTACGCGCGCGGAAAAATTCTGGCAACCCTCTTCTTCGAGCCTTCAACAAGAACAAGGCTGAGCTTCGAGAGCGCGATGCATAGGCTCGGCGGCTCGGTCATAGGCTTCTCCTCGGCCTCGAGCACGAGCGTTAAGAAGGGTGAAAGCCTGGCCGACACAATAAGGACCGTCGAACAGTACAGCGACGTTATCGTCATAAGGCACCCGATGGAAGGCGCCGCCCGTCTGGCGGCTGAAGTTGCAGAGGTTCCGGTCATCAACGCCGGTGACGGGAGCAACCAGCATCCGACTCAAACTTTGCTTGACCTCTACACGATAAAGCGCGCCTTTGGGAAGATTGACGACCTCAGGATTGGCCTGCTCGGCGACCTCAAGTACGGAAGAACCGTCCACAGCCTCGCGGAGGCCTTAGCCTTCTACGACGTTGAGCTCTATCTAATTTCACCCGAGCTCCTGAGGATGCCGAAGCACATCGTCGAGGAGCTGAAGGAGAGGGGCGTTAGGGTTTACGAGACGACCGACCTCGAGGGCGCGATTCCAGAGCTTGATGTCCTCTACGTCACGAGAATCCAGCGCGAGCGCTTCCCGGACGAGGAGGAATACCTTAAGGTCAAGGGCAGCTACCAGGTGAACTGCAAGCTCCTGAAGAACGCCAAGGAAACGCTCAAGGTCATGCACCCGCTCCCGAGGGTGGACGAGATTCACCCAGAAGTCGATAAGAGCGAGCACGCGCTCTACTTCCGTCAGGTCTTCTCCGGCGTGCCGGTTAGAATGGCGCTCCTCGGATTGACCTTAGGTGTTCTGGAGGGATTTTAA
- the pyrI gene encoding aspartate carbamoyltransferase regulatory subunit, with protein sequence MPELKVEVIPEGTVIDHIPAGKWLKVIEILGLTKPNGGTLLIASNVPSKKLGRKDIVKVEGRYLSEEEVNKIALIAPDATVNIVRDYKIVEKFKVSIPDEIVGILTCPNPNCVSNHEYVKPRFKVESRDPLKLRCHYCERTIEGDEILGNL encoded by the coding sequence ATGCCCGAGCTGAAGGTTGAGGTAATCCCCGAGGGGACGGTAATAGACCACATCCCGGCAGGAAAGTGGCTTAAGGTCATCGAAATCCTCGGCCTGACGAAGCCCAATGGCGGAACCCTCCTCATAGCCTCGAACGTCCCCAGCAAGAAGCTCGGCAGGAAAGACATCGTGAAGGTCGAGGGGAGGTATTTGAGCGAGGAAGAGGTAAACAAGATTGCCCTCATCGCGCCGGACGCTACCGTTAACATCGTCAGGGACTACAAGATAGTGGAGAAGTTCAAGGTCTCGATTCCGGACGAGATAGTCGGAATCCTCACCTGCCCGAATCCAAACTGCGTCAGCAACCACGAGTACGTTAAACCGCGCTTCAAGGTCGAGAGCAGGGACCCGCTCAAGCTCCGTTGCCACTACTGCGAGAGAACAATTGAGGGGGATGAAATCCTGGGGAACCTTTAG
- a CDS encoding AAA family ATPase → MIIGIVGKIAAGKTTIAKFFEEKGFCRVSCSEPLIDLLTHNVSEYSWVPELPEKAEPTREKLIEFGKYLKDKYGGDVLIRLAVDKKRNCENIVIDGVRSREEIEAIKKLGGRVIYVEAKPEIRFERLMRRKASKDRGIKTFEDFKEMDDAEERLYHTSKLKELADYVIVNEGTLEELREKVERIIEELSKA, encoded by the coding sequence ATGATAATAGGAATCGTTGGAAAGATTGCCGCAGGGAAAACTACAATCGCTAAATTCTTCGAGGAGAAAGGATTCTGCAGGGTTTCCTGCAGTGAGCCGCTGATTGACCTGCTGACCCACAACGTTTCCGAGTATTCTTGGGTTCCGGAACTGCCAGAGAAGGCAGAACCGACGCGCGAGAAACTCATAGAGTTCGGAAAGTACCTGAAGGACAAATACGGCGGGGACGTACTGATTCGCCTCGCCGTTGACAAGAAGAGGAACTGCGAAAACATCGTCATAGACGGCGTCCGCTCGCGGGAGGAAATCGAGGCGATAAAGAAGCTCGGCGGAAGGGTCATCTACGTCGAGGCGAAGCCGGAGATAAGGTTCGAGCGCCTGATGAGGAGGAAGGCCAGCAAGGACAGGGGAATCAAGACATTCGAGGACTTCAAGGAGATGGACGATGCCGAGGAGAGGCTCTACCACACGAGCAAACTCAAGGAACTGGCTGACTACGTCATAGTCAACGAGGGAACCCTTGAGGAGCTGAGGGAGAAGGTGGAGCGGATTATCGAGGAGCTGAGCAAGGCTTAA
- a CDS encoding EamA family transporter → MKTYIIYAILAAFFASLVPIFGKIGLRDVNPTLATAVRAVIMAVFLVGVALVSGVTREPLSGRALLFITLSGIAGALSWLFYFMAVKAGRVPAVVAIDKTSVALAIFLSWLILGSRMDLKTAVGALLIVLGAILVAL, encoded by the coding sequence ATGAAAACCTACATCATCTACGCCATCCTCGCGGCGTTCTTCGCTTCCCTCGTTCCAATCTTTGGAAAAATCGGCCTCAGGGACGTCAACCCAACGCTCGCGACCGCCGTGAGGGCCGTCATAATGGCGGTCTTCCTCGTCGGTGTCGCCCTCGTGAGCGGTGTAACACGGGAGCCGCTGAGCGGAAGGGCGCTGCTCTTCATAACGCTCTCAGGGATAGCGGGCGCGCTCTCGTGGCTCTTCTACTTCATGGCCGTTAAAGCCGGCCGTGTTCCGGCGGTTGTTGCGATAGACAAGACGAGCGTCGCGCTGGCAATCTTCCTCTCGTGGCTCATCCTCGGGAGCAGGATGGATCTGAAAACAGCGGTCGGCGCGCTCCTCATAGTTCTCGGCGCGATTCTGGTGGCCCTTTAG